From the Aquirufa lenticrescens genome, the window TAGGCAAAATCGCTGTTCACCGAAGTCGCTTTTACGGGGCCTAATTGATCTAGAAAAGCAGTGAAACCCACGCCCATTTTCTCTCCCCAATTGAAGTTACCCATCAAGGCAGTTGTGACTGGTGTTCCAGGCATGTTCGTCCATTGGTTTCTATTCACCAGAATGATCTCGTTTTTATCACTAGCGCCCACAAAGGTTGGGTTAATCACTTGCGGATATAATCGAAATAAAGAGAATACGGGGTCAGTCTGGGCCTTTATTTGGCCAGCTAAAACTAACAAACACCCTAAAATCACAACTCGTAATTTCATTTATTTCTTCAAACGATTGATGTAAATATAAGTAGAAACCCGAGGTCTCACGCCATTATAGTCTAAAATATAGAAATATACGCCGTCAGGTAATAGTCCATCTCCTGCTAAAAGTGGGTTTCCAAGGTTTGTTTCCCCTCCCCAATTATTGCCATAATCCTTGGTTTCAAACACGATATTGCCAACTCGGTCATACACCGTTAAGGTATTAGGCGTAGTACGCATCACGCCTGGAATGACTAAATAATCGTTTTTTCCATCTCCATTAGGTGAAATCCCCTGGAAGGCAACCGGGTCACAAGCATCTGGATCGATTCGGTTATCCACCCCATCGTGATCGCAATCTGGAAGACCGCCATAATTCAAATCATTTTCCCATTCGTCTTTGATTTCATCCCCATCGGAATCCAAATCATTGTAATCAGGAAGTCCATCCTTATCCGTATCCACTGGATTATTTCGATCACCACCAATCTCCACGATATCCGTGTAGCCATCTTTATCCGTGTCATAATTCACGTCTTCTAATACGGTGATGGTCGTGCTATCTATGCCCGGACCAGTAGAATTGGTAGCCGTGATTATATAAGTTCTCGGTTTGGCTGGCCACGTAGGCGTGCCAGAAATGAGACCCGTTTTCGCGTCAAAATTGAGCCCAGCCGGCAATAACGAATCAATGGTAAAGACATCTGCAATCCCCACCAATGTAGGCTTGAAATTCACCGGTACTCCTTGTCTGAATACACCTGGTAAGGGGTATTTAATTTCTGGAAAAGCAATGAGGACTTTAATGGAAATAGTAAATGTGTCGTATCCCGTTGAATTCGTGGCCGTAATCACATAATCCGTAAAATCTTGTGCTTTCGTAGGTGTTCCCGTAATGGATCCAGTGCTAGGATTCAATGTTAAGCCTGCCGGCAATGGTTTGTCCACCGTATACAGAGTAGGAATTCCTTGAACACTTGGGTTTAAAGGACTGATTTTAATCTTCTCAATATAGGTCTGAGGAGTCGTATAACTCAAGCTGCTCGGACGAGGAACCACCGCAGCAATTCGAATCGTATCGGTCGTGGAGGCTGTGCTATTGGTAATAGTGACTACATAGGTAGTAGGCGGTCTTAAAGCTGTAGGAGTCCCTGATATGATTCCGGTTACCGGATCGAATACTAATCCAGCAGGAAGAGGTTTGTTGACACTAATGCTAGCGATAACTCCTTTTGTAACTGGGATTAATGGCGGATTTGTTTGCCCTGCAATAAATAAATCGACCCCCGTATAAACTGGGTTAATTTGCGATCCTAGCACAGGCTCCGGATAGCTAATACGTGGTCTTGCGATCAAAACGGTGATGATGAAGCGGGCTCTCGCCGTACCTGTCGTATTCGTAGCCGTCACCCAATAAATGGTTAAAGGAACGGCTTTTGTAGGGGTGCCTGAAATGACTCCTGTGATTGGATTAAGTGTCAAACCATCCGGCAATGCTTTGTCGATGGTATATAAATCTACTTTTCCTGTTACCCTCGGGTTTAATGGAGTGATAGGCACTTCTTCCTCATAAATGACAGGAGTGGCGTAGGAAAGATTTTTAGGTTGAGCTATTAATACTTCTAAGTCCAAAGGTGCAGAGGTAGACCCCGTCGAATTGGAGGCCGTTACGATATAGCGTATAAGTCCCGTGAAGACGCTCGGTTTACCCGTAACTTCTCCCGTCGCATTGTTGAATGTGAGCCCTAAAGGCAAAGGTTTGTCTATCGTAAAGGCAGTCGCTAAACCGGAATAGGTCGGTCTAACCGGTGCTAACGTACTATCTTGTATTAATCGAGTGGGACTGAAGTAGGCCAAATTAGAAGGAGGAGCAATCACCACCGAAATGTCAATACTCGCCGTCGCCGAACCCGTGCTATTTCTAGCCGTGATTACATAGGTCTGCATCGAACTTAAAGCCGTAGGCGTTCCACTGATAATGCCTGTAGTTGAACTAAAGGCGAGTCCAGCCGGCAGAGTTCGGTCGATGGAATAGGTCGTCACTGTTCCTGAAACCGATGGAGCGATATCTGGGATAAGAAAGTTTTGGTACAAGACCTTAGGCGTAGCATATACCAGATTTCGAGGCCGCGCAATTAGTACCGTTATCACTACATTCGTTGAGGTAGATCCCGTTGTATTCGTCGCGGTAATCACATAGGTTGAGGTCGGTTTGGCTAAAGTAGGTATCCCAAAAATCCGTCCCGTCGTAGCATCTAAAATCAAACCGGCAGGCAGCGCCGGAGATACGATATAAGACGCAACATAACCTGTTACGGTAGGATTCAGCGGTGCGATATCAACCCCTTCTTCGTAAACATTAGGAGAATTATAGGATAGGCCGGACGGAGCTGGAATCAATACCGTGATAGGAAGAGCATATGAGCTTGATCCTGCTACGTTTGTAGCGGTTATTGTAAAAATGGTAGTAGGGATGGCCTGCGTAGGTGTTCCGGAAATTATTCCCGTACTCGTATCAAAATTGAGTCCATCAGGAAGTTGTTTATCGATCGAATAAGAAGCTACAAACCCCGTCACCGTAGGACTTAAGGTACTAATAGCTGTACCGGTAAAATAGGTAGGCGGGTTCACGTACGTTAGATTCGTAGGCGGCGGAATGGTTACCGTAATATCTACAGTAGTTGAGCCTGTATTCGTCGAATTCGTTCCCGTAATGGTGAATGTAGTTCTAGGGATTTGGACGGTAGATGCCCCTGAAATAATACCAGTGCTGGTGTCAAAATTCAATCCAGTAGGTAAGCCCGGACTGATCGCAAATGAATTAACAACCGTTCCGTTTTTGTTAGGAACTAATGGAGTAATCGCCACTGTCTCATAATACACATTAGGTGTGGTATAGGAAATTTGTGGCCGGGCGATGAGGACGGTGATGTTCGTGGTGGCCCCAGTGCTTCCGGTGGAATTAGAAGCAGTAATCGTATAATTTGTGGCCGGATTTGCCAAAGAAGGTGTGCCCGAGATTCTCCCCGTGGCAGGATCGATGCCTAATCCCGCAGGTAAAGTGGGGTTTACCGTATAGTTTGCCACCACACCACTGACCGTCGGTAATAAATCTGGAATAGGAACTCGCTCTTCAAAAATATTTGGAGTAAAATAAGACAATCCAGACGGTGCAGCTATTCGAACAGTTATGTCGATGTCAAAGGTGGTAAATCCGGTACTGTTCTCAGCTGTAACGGTATAAATCGCTTGTGGCATAGCTGCTGTAGGTGTGCCATTGATTAAACCTGTTGTCGCATTGATACTCAACCCTGGTGGTAAAGTAGTGATTGTGTAACGTGATACAGCTCCGGTCACCGTAGGCGACAAAGTAGGAATGGCTGCCCCCTCTGTAAAGATCCAAGGTGTTTGGTAAGATAAATTAGTAGGAGGAGGAATGACGACAGAAAAACTCGTCGTGGCGACTACTTGTCCTGTGGTATTGATGGCCGTAATGGTATACAGTGTAGGATCGCTTAAAGCCGTAGGTGTCCCACTTATGACTCCTGTAGTTGTATTGAATGTTAAACCAGTAGGTAAATTGACGGGTACGATGGTATAGGAATCTACCTGTCCTGTTACCGTGGGTACCATAGGAGTAATAGGTACAAATTGATAAAATTGGAAAGGACCGGGATAACTTAAATTAGATGGAGGAGGTATAACCACATCAAAGTTAATGGTTGTACTGGTGGAACTCGTTGAATTTGTCCCCGTAATTACGTAAGCAGTAGCAGCAGTGATGGCAGTGGGAGTCCCTGAAATTACTCCTGTGTTCGGATTTAAAGTTAATCCGGTAGGTAAAGGTCGGTCAATCGTGTACGTTGAAATGACTCCACCTGAATTAGTAGGTGTAATAGGCGTTATGGTAGTTCCTGTGTAAAAACGAGAGGGAACAACATAGGCTAAATTCGTAGGAGCAGCGATACGAACCGTTATAAAAATTTCTGATTGAGCAGGTCCCGTTGAGTTAGTTGCTATGATGACATACCTAGTTCGTGGCATAGGCACCTGTGGGTTGCCACTGATAGTTCCATTGCTGTAATCAAAAGAAAGACCTGCTGGCAATGTACCCTGTAAATCATAGGTTACACCACTACCTGTAACCGATGGGGAAATAGGAGAAATGGCAGTGTATTGTGTAAATACATATTCAGAGCCAGTGGTTATTGAAATGGTGGGTGGCGGAATAACTATTTGAATAGTAAATGTAGCCGTAGTTGGAGTTCCAGTGCTATTGCTTCCTGAAACGGTGTAGGTCTGGGTGCTGGTTGTTTGTGTAGGGGTGCCTGTGATTTGTCCGGTTAAATTATTAAAAATCAACCCGGGAGGAAGGGAGGTAGGATTGATAGTAAAATTATCAATGCGGCCTATGAAGGTAGGAGTTAATGTAACAGGACGATTCACCACAAATTTATTAGGGGTGCTATAATTTAAGCCGGTAGGAGGGGCTAAATAAATCGTAACGGTAAAGGGGATCTGTGCAGAGATGCAATTCGCTTGGGAGTTTTTTACAACTAAATTAAAATCAAATGTACCCACCTGCCCATAAGGTATAGTGATAGCCATAGGTGAAGTTGTAATAGGGGCATTCAGTACTTCATCAAACCCATTTAATGCATTAGCCCCTGCATAAATGGAGTAGGTGTCTGTTCCTTGGACTTTATTAGTATAGGGTAATGCAAAGCTTTCGGCATTAGAAGAAATATCTGCAACCGCACTTAGAGTAACAGAAGGGTCTGGAAGAAATCGTACTTCAATGGGATTACTAGCCGGACTTGTACATCCTCCAATAGTCGTTTTAGAGGTATAAATTCCCGGTGTTGTGACGGTAATACTTTGCGTTGATTGGTTAATACTAACGCCATCTTTAAACCATTCAATCGTTCCTGAGGTGGCGGCTGTAGTTAAGATGGCTGATCCACCTGTGCATATTTGAGCTAAACCTGAATTATAAGAAAGCGTAAATTCTAGTGAACCGCTGTTGTCACCTGGGTTTGGGTCTGCATAGGAGTAGTAATATTTAGCTGAACCATCTCCTACGCCGAGATAATATTCATAAATATGATCACTTCGGTAATCGGAATTGTTGCTTGGAGCAGGTGGGACTGCATTATTTAATAACCATTTATTGCTTCCGTTCGTAATCAGCGAAGGCGTTCCAGTACCTATTACTTGTGTTGAAAGGGGACTTTGGTAGGCAGCATCAAGGTGATTGATGCTATTTTCTATGCCATAGGTCCCTTTTACCTCTAATTTGTATTGTCTTGTAGTTTGGGTAAGGGTAGCGGGTGATTGAATCCAAGAATTAGCATTAAATGTCTTTACTTCGCTACCTATTACGCGCCATCTGGAATTCGCAGTGTTACCCGAAATGATCGGAGCAGGACAACTAGACTGAGCTAGTGCCGCGAATTGAATAAACAGAAACAAGTAGAGAAATAATTTTCTCATGTATGATGAAGAACAGATGGATACTAAAATTACGGAAAATAACTGGTTTACGATTTATTTCCCCTTCCAATAATTCGCCAGCGCGGAACCATTGATATTCATGACTGGGCCAAAAATTGCTGCCGGCAATCCCAGCGTTCCCACTTTTCCCATCGCCATGGCAAGGCCTGAGGCTAATCCGGCGTTTTGGAGTCCTACTTCGATGGCAATGGTACGACAATCTTTTTCGGGCAACTGACTTAAACGTCCGCCCCAGTAACCTAAAATAAACCCGAAGAGGTTATGCAGTAAACAAACCAAAACTAATAAGGGGCCCACCGCCACCAAGGCGTTTCTACCATTTGCCGTAATAATAACTACTATCGCTCCTACACTCCACATCGAAATGGTGGGTAATGCTTTTTCAAACCATTGAAAGCGAGATCCCAGTAATCGATTATACAGGACACCTACTGTAATGGGGATGATGATTAGTTTGCTGATTTCCCAAACCATCGCCCATAAATCGATCTCAATTAATTGCCCTGCAAGATTTTTCATTAGCAAAGGTGTAAGTAATGGTGCTAAGATGGTGGCAATGGATGTTAAGGTGAGGGAGAGAGCTACATTGGCTTTGGCAAGATAAGACATCACGTTAGAGGCTAAACCACAAGGCATGCAACCCACTAAAATAATACCTGCCGCGATTTCTGACGGGAATTGAAATACCTTTGTGAGGCCCCAGCCCACGAAGGGCATAATGGTAAATTGAAAAAAGACACCTAAAACTACTGCCTTAGGTGAGCGTAATACCTCGGCAAAGTCACTCATCTTCATCGTTGAACCCATGCCAAACATGATGAGTTGTAAGAGTGGAATAATAAAGATTTTGAATTTCAGCTCACCAAAACCAAGGAAGGGTTCAGGGAAAATAAGGGTTAAAATGACAGCGGCAATGATGCTGAAGGTGAATAATAAGCCTTTCATCTTTTGGTTTTTGCTGTCAATTTACGAAAAATTAATTGTTCAACGTACCCTCTTTCACCCAGGCCTTTATCTGGCTAATTTCGCAGTTACTTAAATAGGCTGTTCTGGAAGGCATGGGTATATATCCAATTGTATGGGTAATGGAGCCCACAAGGCTACTATTAGCTGCCTGAACCTTAACTGCGGCATATGAATTCAAATCGATACCTGCTGAAGGGCTGGTTCCACTATGGCAACCGGTACAATTTGTTTTCAAAATAGGAAAAACGGTAGCACTGAATGAAACAACTGTCGTATCACAATTAGCTGCCGATGCCACACAAGAATTGTTTTTTGCCCCTTGCTGCATCCATTTTAGAAGAGTCGCTTTTTGGGTGGCAAGCCAAGGTGCTTTAGGTGGCATATAGCCATTAACCACACTTCGATAAAGACTACTCGCGGTCGGATTAGTGGCAGAGCTATAGGCTCTAATGTGTGCATAATCGGTTAGAATCACTCCTTCTTTGTGAGAAATAGCATCATGGCAGCCACTCATGGCACAATTTGAAGTGATCAGCGGAAGAATGGTTTGTTGGAAATAAACGGTATCTGGACTGCAGTTAGCAGCTGGCGTACTGGGATTCAGAACAGTTCCTGCATTCGTATCTCCCCCTGTTGTAACAGGGTTTGGTTGGTTTTTGTCATTTAAACAAGACAATGCCAAAAGTAAGACCGCGAATATCCCTACTCTTTTCATTTCTTCGTGTAGTTCATTCTAGAAGAGATTTTGATGACCTCTGCGATTTTGGCAAACACAATCTTAGGGATATCTACTTTGTAATCCACTAATTTCACCTCAAACTGACAAGTTAAGGCAAGTGTTGTCCCCGTAGAAACAATCGTTCCTTTCAATTCGATGGGACGTGTAATCCCGTGAATGGTAGCTGATCCAGATGCGGTGATAGGGTAGGTTCCGGCTACAGTTAGGTCTACTGATTCCTTGATTTTTCCTTTAAAGGTCGCTGATGGGAATTTTTCACTTTCCAAATAATTCTCGTTAAAGTGCTCCTGCATCAATTTATTAGGGAAGACGAAATTCGTGATGCGCATTTGAACTGCTACTTCGTTCGTCGCCGTATTGATGATGCTGGAAACGGATTTATTGACGGCATCGATATCCTCCATCGGAGTTTTGGAGAAAAAGGAGACCTCCCCATTCGTAGTCATAAATAATTGCGCTTTGGATTGGAATGCAATAAATAGCAAGGCTAAAAGAAATATTTTTTTCATTTTTTCTTAGGTTCTAAACTGAAAGTACGGGCCATATTAAAGCCATAAAAGATATCGCCTGCGCCCCAGGTGCCTAGGGTTTGGCCTATAAAATGTTTCTCGGTCATTCCGCGAGAGTTCGTCAAATGCAATTGAAAAACGTGTCCGCCTGTCTCGATATCAAAACCGACAGAAAAGGAATCTTGGTAAGGATAAGCTACGCCTGAGCCTTCCTCATAATCCTCTTTGTCCACGATATTTTTATAATATTCTGCCGAAACGCTCAGGCGATTTGTGAGTTTATATCGACCCCCAAAACCCATCGATAACAAATTATTATCTAAGTAGATGGATTCTGATTTGTTGTTATGCAAAACTGTGGGCATCAATTGCAGCGAAAGTTTGTCGCTAAATTTGCGGGCAATGAGTAGTTGGCCAAAGTAGGACTGGCGTTGCAAATTATTTTGGTAGCGCATCACATTTCCGCTAGAAGTTGTGTAGCCGCTAGGCATCGTATTAGTCGTCATCCCTCCATATAGGGTAACGGTAACAGGCATTTTATTCGATTGAGCTAACACCTTGTACTTGGAATAGATGTCGTAAGTCTTCTCGATAGTCGAGCGCCCAGCTCCTAAAAGCCATTTGTCAGTTAACGAATATTCTAGGCCTAAACGGATTTTGGCCTCATCTAAACCTAAAAAATTATCAATGAATCCAGAGTTAATAGATCCAAAACGGTGAGAGATCCAAAAATTCAGATGTTGCTTCGCAAGTGTTTCCACCGTTTGACCATTAATCAGACGTGTACCTTTGAAAGTGGCCTGGGTGAAGGTCGTTTTCTTCGCATCCTCTTTCTCCAGCATATCGAGAAGATCATCCTGGGCAAAAAGTGGACTGCTACAAAAAAGAAGTAAGAGTAGTTTTTTCATTAGGAGAATACGCGAAGGTTAGTTCCAGATAAGGTCGTTTGGTAGGCTTTGATTCCTTTGCTACCATTGGCATTTGTTCCAGCGCCTGTAGTAGAAAAAGTGGCTCCATGTTGCGTGCAATAAAATCCTCCGCCGCTATAAATAACATTTGCTTTGTTTTCGTGTGAACAAACTTGGGTTACTGCTGCGAAAGTGGTGCTTGAAACGCGCGCTACGACTATGCCATTCGCAATCACATAATTCCCTACGGTATTTAATTTACTGTAGGTTGTATTCGTTAAATCTAAAGTGAAGTCCACGCTACTGGCTGGTGAAACAGATTCATTTGTGCAAGAAGAAAGGGCGGATGCACCGCAATAAACAGCTAAAAGAGAGGCACCTTTTAAGCCTAATGATTTTAAGAATTCGTGGCGTTTGATTTTATTTTCCATGGTGTTGAGGGCTTTTACATTTGAAATTTAGGAATATTTAAGCGTTTAATAAATGATTATTATCAGTAGTCGATGAAAGATCAGAATGAAATGATGAATAGGCAAATAGGGCAGATAAAGGGAAATGGTTATATTTGAAGATAAATAAGAACAAATGCTAGAAACCTTTTTGATTCGTTACGCCCTAAATTTATTGTTTACATTCATCGTGGTGCGTTTTATTTATTATCCTAAATACCGGAATAACGACTTCGTTTTCACCTTTTTCTTGTTTAATACCATTCTTTTTGTGCTGTGTTATCTTTTAGCGGAGGCTGATTTGAAGTTTGGTTTTGCCTTTGGGTTATTTGCTCTTTTTTCGATGTTTCGCTACCGCACAGTGACGGTGCCTATCGGTGAAATGGGCTATTTTTTCTTAGTGGTGACGCTGGGAATTATTAACTCTTTGGCCTCTTTAGTGAACATTGAGATGCTTTTAGTAGCGAATTCGGTGTTAGTGGCGATGACTTTTTTATTAGGTCGTACTTTGTCTCTGACGCATGAGAATTACCAAACTTTGAATTACGATAACCTGGGTTTAATTAAACCAGCGGAACGCACTGAATTATTAAAAGATTTAACGGAGCGCACGGGATATCCCATTCACAAAGTACAGGTTGTTAAGGTTGATTATCAACGTGGAATCGCGCAATTAAGGGTGTTTTATTTCTCCAAAGAAAATGAGTCCGGATCCCTTGATTTAGATGCATAAGTTTCTTTTTCTTCTTTTCCCATTCTTTGCCTTTGCGCAGAAAGATACTTTGCAAGAGGTTCGAGTTAACGGTATTCGCTCAGAGATAACGAGTGACCCCGGGAAAAAAGTATTTCAGGTGGGGGCGAATTTGACGAATTTAGGAGGTAATCTGTACGATGTGTTGAGTAACATTCCTTCCATTTATGTGACCAGCGATGGGAATGTGAATTACCGGGGGAATCAAAATCTAATCATTTATTTCGATGGAAAACCTGCTGGAATTTTAAGTTCCTCTCGTGCGAATGCCTTGAGTTTGTATCCCGCAGATCAGATCGATCGAATCGAAATTATCTCGAATCCTGGTGCTAAATATTCCGCGGAAGGTAGTTCAGGAATTTTAAATATCATTTTGAAGAAAGGGTCGAAAACGGAGTCCTTGCGTCTGAATTCAAACCTCGGAACAAATGACAAATATGCGCTTTCGGCTACCTATGCAAAAGGTTACAAACGGTGGACGCATTTAGTTGATCTGAATCTACGCCAAAATACGCGTAACAACTACCAATTCCTCTACCGCGAAAATCCGAGCCGTTTTGGCTTTTCACAAATTGCCCAAACCACCAATGAAATCAACCGCGATTTCAACCAATCTCTTCGCCTACATTCGATCTACACTTTCAACAAGGACCGGACTTTCGGGATTTCATTTATTGGCCGTTTATCGTCTGATCACAATTCGGAGGTGCGCTACAATAAAAGTGAATTCAGCTATGCTGCAGACCGCTTTTATGCTCGCGATGCGGATAAGAATGGGCGTGATGTAGGCTTTGATTTGAACCTATCCTATAGTCCTAGTGCGAACGGTAAGATCGATTTTTTGTGGATCCAAAACCAAGGTTCCGACGCCAATCAATTCTTTCAGCACTACTATTACGGGGATTTTGACACCCCTAATCCCAACATTCCTGTGCGCTACGAGCGTTCATCTGCCTTCAGTGCAAACTCCACCTTGTTATTGCAGGGCGATTGGACTAAGTCCTTTTCAAAAAAGCTTTCGCTCGACTATGGGTTCAAATTGAACTCGCGCTTTTTTGAAAATTCATTCTTGTATGAAAAACAGAAAGAGGGGATTTATGTCAAAGATGGCGTTCGTTCTAATGGGTTTAGGTATGAGGAACACATTCAAGCGGCCTATGTTTCGATATCTCAAAAAGCGCGTTTCGCTCAGCTAGATGGAGGTCTTCGCGTCGAGGCCACTGAAATTGGGGGTGATGTGTTACAAAACTATGTGAATCTGTTCCCATCACTTTCCATTTTACACCCCATTTCTACTTCACAGTTGATTTCGTTTGCACTTTCTTCTCGGATTACCAGACCGAGTTATAAGTCCCTGAATCCGTTCATCTCCTTTGCTGACCCTTTGAATTTGAATGCGGGCAATCCTTCTTTGAATCCTGAAAAGGCCCTATTGCTCGAACTATCACATGTGAAAGATTTTAAATCTCTTTCTGTTTCTAACTCGGTTTTTTATCGTGAAATCACTGGATTAGTCGGCCGTGTGAGAACTTTTTTAGATGGAGATACTACCTTGACGCGGTATGAGAATATTTCCAAATCCCGTGCCTG encodes:
- a CDS encoding YceI family protein codes for the protein MKKIFLLALLFIAFQSKAQLFMTTNGEVSFFSKTPMEDIDAVNKSVSSIINTATNEVAVQMRITNFVFPNKLMQEHFNENYLESEKFPSATFKGKIKESVDLTVAGTYPITASGSATIHGITRPIELKGTIVSTGTTLALTCQFEVKLVDYKVDIPKIVFAKIAEVIKISSRMNYTKK
- a CDS encoding DUF4956 domain-containing protein; the protein is MLETFLIRYALNLLFTFIVVRFIYYPKYRNNDFVFTFFLFNTILFVLCYLLAEADLKFGFAFGLFALFSMFRYRTVTVPIGEMGYFFLVVTLGIINSLASLVNIEMLLVANSVLVAMTFLLGRTLSLTHENYQTLNYDNLGLIKPAERTELLKDLTERTGYPIHKVQVVKVDYQRGIAQLRVFYFSKENESGSLDLDA
- a CDS encoding DUF5777 family beta-barrel protein, which gives rise to MKKLLLLLFCSSPLFAQDDLLDMLEKEDAKKTTFTQATFKGTRLINGQTVETLAKQHLNFWISHRFGSINSGFIDNFLGLDEAKIRLGLEYSLTDKWLLGAGRSTIEKTYDIYSKYKVLAQSNKMPVTVTLYGGMTTNTMPSGYTTSSGNVMRYQNNLQRQSYFGQLLIARKFSDKLSLQLMPTVLHNNKSESIYLDNNLLSMGFGGRYKLTNRLSVSAEYYKNIVDKEDYEEGSGVAYPYQDSFSVGFDIETGGHVFQLHLTNSRGMTEKHFIGQTLGTWGAGDIFYGFNMARTFSLEPKKK
- a CDS encoding Rieske (2Fe-2S) protein — its product is MENKIKRHEFLKSLGLKGASLLAVYCGASALSSCTNESVSPASSVDFTLDLTNTTYSKLNTVGNYVIANGIVVARVSSTTFAAVTQVCSHENKANVIYSGGGFYCTQHGATFSTTGAGTNANGSKGIKAYQTTLSGTNLRVFS
- a CDS encoding gliding motility-associated C-terminal domain-containing protein, with translation MRKLFLYLFLFIQFAALAQSSCPAPIISGNTANSRWRVIGSEVKTFNANSWIQSPATLTQTTRQYKLEVKGTYGIENSINHLDAAYQSPLSTQVIGTGTPSLITNGSNKWLLNNAVPPAPSNNSDYRSDHIYEYYLGVGDGSAKYYYSYADPNPGDNSGSLEFTLSYNSGLAQICTGGSAILTTAATSGTIEWFKDGVSINQSTQSITVTTPGIYTSKTTIGGCTSPASNPIEVRFLPDPSVTLSAVADISSNAESFALPYTNKVQGTDTYSIYAGANALNGFDEVLNAPITTSPMAITIPYGQVGTFDFNLVVKNSQANCISAQIPFTVTIYLAPPTGLNYSTPNKFVVNRPVTLTPTFIGRIDNFTINPTSLPPGLIFNNLTGQITGTPTQTTSTQTYTVSGSNSTGTPTTATFTIQIVIPPPTISITTGSEYVFTQYTAISPISPSVTGSGVTYDLQGTLPAGLSFDYSNGTISGNPQVPMPRTRYVIIATNSTGPAQSEIFITVRIAAPTNLAYVVPSRFYTGTTITPITPTNSGGVISTYTIDRPLPTGLTLNPNTGVISGTPTAITAATAYVITGTNSTSSTSTTINFDVVIPPPSNLSYPGPFQFYQFVPITPMVPTVTGQVDSYTIVPVNLPTGLTFNTTTGVISGTPTALSDPTLYTITAINTTGQVVATTSFSVVIPPPTNLSYQTPWIFTEGAAIPTLSPTVTGAVSRYTITTLPPGLSINATTGLINGTPTAAMPQAIYTVTAENSTGFTTFDIDITVRIAAPSGLSYFTPNIFEERVPIPDLLPTVSGVVANYTVNPTLPAGLGIDPATGRISGTPSLANPATNYTITASNSTGSTGATTNITVLIARPQISYTTPNVYYETVAITPLVPNKNGTVVNSFAISPGLPTGLNFDTSTGIISGASTVQIPRTTFTITGTNSTNTGSTTVDITVTIPPPTNLTYVNPPTYFTGTAISTLSPTVTGFVASYSIDKQLPDGLNFDTSTGIISGTPTQAIPTTIFTITATNVAGSSSYALPITVLIPAPSGLSYNSPNVYEEGVDIAPLNPTVTGYVASYIVSPALPAGLILDATTGRIFGIPTLAKPTSTYVITATNTTGSTSTNVVITVLIARPRNLVYATPKVLYQNFLIPDIAPSVSGTVTTYSIDRTLPAGLAFSSTTGIISGTPTALSSMQTYVITARNSTGSATASIDISVVIAPPSNLAYFSPTRLIQDSTLAPVRPTYSGLATAFTIDKPLPLGLTFNNATGEVTGKPSVFTGLIRYIVTASNSTGSTSAPLDLEVLIAQPKNLSYATPVIYEEEVPITPLNPRVTGKVDLYTIDKALPDGLTLNPITGVISGTPTKAVPLTIYWVTATNTTGTARARFIITVLIARPRISYPEPVLGSQINPVYTGVDLFIAGQTNPPLIPVTKGVIASISVNKPLPAGLVFDPVTGIISGTPTALRPPTTYVVTITNSTASTTDTIRIAAVVPRPSSLSYTTPQTYIEKIKISPLNPSVQGIPTLYTVDKPLPAGLTLNPSTGSITGTPTKAQDFTDYVITATNSTGYDTFTISIKVLIAFPEIKYPLPGVFRQGVPVNFKPTLVGIADVFTIDSLLPAGLNFDAKTGLISGTPTWPAKPRTYIITATNSTGPGIDSTTITVLEDVNYDTDKDGYTDIVEIGGDRNNPVDTDKDGLPDYNDLDSDGDEIKDEWENDLNYGGLPDCDHDGVDNRIDPDACDPVAFQGISPNGDGKNDYLVIPGVMRTTPNTLTVYDRVGNIVFETKDYGNNWGGETNLGNPLLAGDGLLPDGVYFYILDYNGVRPRVSTYIYINRLKK
- a CDS encoding c-type cytochrome; translated protein: MKRVGIFAVLLLALSCLNDKNQPNPVTTGGDTNAGTVLNPSTPAANCSPDTVYFQQTILPLITSNCAMSGCHDAISHKEGVILTDYAHIRAYSSATNPTASSLYRSVVNGYMPPKAPWLATQKATLLKWMQQGAKNNSCVASAANCDTTVVSFSATVFPILKTNCTGCHSGTSPSAGIDLNSYAAVKVQAANSSLVGSITHTIGYIPMPSRTAYLSNCEISQIKAWVKEGTLNN
- a CDS encoding bile acid:sodium symporter family protein gives rise to the protein MKGLLFTFSIIAAVILTLIFPEPFLGFGELKFKIFIIPLLQLIMFGMGSTMKMSDFAEVLRSPKAVVLGVFFQFTIMPFVGWGLTKVFQFPSEIAAGIILVGCMPCGLASNVMSYLAKANVALSLTLTSIATILAPLLTPLLMKNLAGQLIEIDLWAMVWEISKLIIIPITVGVLYNRLLGSRFQWFEKALPTISMWSVGAIVVIITANGRNALVAVGPLLVLVCLLHNLFGFILGYWGGRLSQLPEKDCRTIAIEVGLQNAGLASGLAMAMGKVGTLGLPAAIFGPVMNINGSALANYWKGK